In a genomic window of Salminus brasiliensis chromosome 12, fSalBra1.hap2, whole genome shotgun sequence:
- the sstr3 gene encoding somatostatin receptor type 5, with amino-acid sequence MDFTTVDPSTLVDLLANGSLPELYPFNETNPNDTCLNNTKCHNETSPGGRHGTGVAGVLISLIYIIVCIVGLGGNTLVIHIVLHYSKTESVTNIYILNLAIADELFMLGLPFLAVQNAMSSWPFGSFMCRLVMTVDGINQFTSIFCLTVMSIDRYLAVVHPIRSSKWRRPQVAKAVNGSVWAVSFLVVLPMVIFADVFEKGGTCNINWPQPLEIWRAAFIIYTSTVGFFFPLLVICMCYLLIVVKIRSSSKKVHATSTKRRKSERKVTRMVVIVVAVFVFCWLPFYALNIINLIVSAPSNLQGFYYFVVVLSYANSCANPIVYSFLSDNFKRGFRKALCRSSRKVENHEPPEREEQEERKQILMPRESLRRAVRDDEEEDEEEDREEVTEMTEICKITQNGNGSGQVDSARAFFSERPLASGMSEPGTPDRRGSGYGPSTALLNGAKNGSVKPLPEEPVEKNTSLEISYL; translated from the coding sequence ATGGATTTTACCACAGTAGATCCTTCTACTTTAGTGGACCTTTTGGCCAACGGCTCCCTTCCAGAGCTGTACCCCTTCAACGAAACGAATCCCAATGACACATGCCTTAACAACACCAAATGTCACAATGAAACTTCTCCTGGGGGCCGACACGGCACAGGAGTGGCCGGAGTTCTGATCTCACTAATATACATCATCGTCTGCATCGTTGGCCTGGGAGGAAACACTCTGGTCATCCATATAGTACTACATTACTCCAAGACAGAATCTGTCACCAACATCTATATCCTCAATCTGGCCATTGCTGATGAGCTTTTCATGCTAGGCCTCCCGTTCCTGGCTGTCCAGAACGCCATGTCGTCTTGGCCTTTCGGTTCCTTCATGTGCCGTCTCGTGATGACAGTTGACGGAATCAATCAGTTCACCAGCATCTTCTGCCTGACAGTGATGAGCATTGACCGCTATTTGGCCGTGGTGCATCCCATCCGCTCCTCCAAGTGGCGGAGGCCACAGGTGGCCAAGGCAGTGAACGGATCGGTATGGGCAGTCTCCTTCTTGGTGGTCCTGCCTATGGTGATCTTCGCCGACGTCTTCGAAAAAGGAGGCACGTGCAACATCAATTGGCCACAACCACTCGAGATCTGGCGGGCCGCGTTCATTATTTACACCTCCACAGTGGGATTCTTCTTCCCCTTGCTGGTCATCTGTATGTGCTACCTGCTGATTGTGGTCAAGATCCGCAGCTCGAGCAAGAAGGTCCACGCCACTTCCACCAAACGGCGCAAGTCCGAGCGCAAGGTCACCCGCATGGTCGTGATAGTGGTGGCAGTGTTCGTTTTCTGCTGGCTCCCTTTCTATGCCCTCAACATCATAAACTTGATTGTGTCGGCACCCAGTAACCTTCAGGGCTTCTACTACTTTGTGGTGGTCCTGTCCTACGCCAACAGCTGTGCCAACCCCATCGTTTACAGCTTCCTGTCTGACAACTTCAAGCGGGGTTTCCGGAAGGCGCTGTGCCGCTCTTCGAGGAAGGTGGAAAACCACGAACCTCCAGAGCGCGAGGAGCAAGAAGAGCGCAAACAGATACTGATGCCCCGAGAGAGCCTGCGCAGGGCTGTCCGAGACgacgaggaggaggatgaggaagaggacAGGGAGGAAGTGACCGAGATGACGGAAATCTGCAAGATCACCCAGAATGGAAATGGCAGCGGACAGGTTGATAGTGCTCGCGCCTTCTTCTCGGAGAGGCCGTTAGCTTCAGGGATGTCCGAGCCCGGCACCCCAGACAGAAGAGGTTCTGGCTACGGGCCGTCCACAGCCTTGCTGAACGGGGCGAAAAACGGCAGCGTGAAACCTTTGCCAGAGGaacctgtggagaagaacaCCTCACTGGAGATCAGCTACTTGTAA